A portion of the uncultured Bacteroides sp. genome contains these proteins:
- a CDS encoding HipA N-terminal domain-containing protein, with protein sequence MKQARIYMREQLVGVLTEDENGFTFTYDDAYLLLDAAEDVSLTLPLSDKAYHSNVLFPFFDGLIPEGWLLNIAEQSWKINQRDRMSLLLACCKDCIGAVSVIPIDEEE encoded by the coding sequence ATGAAACAGGCTCGGATATATATGCGTGAACAGCTAGTTGGTGTGCTGACAGAGGATGAGAATGGGTTTACTTTCACCTATGATGATGCTTATCTGTTGTTGGATGCTGCAGAAGATGTGAGCTTGACGTTACCGCTTTCGGATAAAGCTTATCATAGCAATGTGCTATTTCCTTTTTTTGATGGACTTATTCCTGAGGGATGGCTACTGAATATCGCCGAACAGAGTTGGAAGATCAATCAACGTGATCGCATGTCCCTACTATTAGCCTGTTGCAAGGATTGTATTGGTGC
- a CDS encoding helix-turn-helix transcriptional regulator produces the protein MEYTTLSDYVKRMRKEYNLTQMELSEKSGVGLRFVRELERGKQSLRLDKVNQILNLFGSEVGAVPMDKSKFDL, from the coding sequence ATGGAATACACTACATTATCAGATTATGTAAAACGGATGCGTAAGGAGTATAATCTTACGCAGATGGAGCTCTCCGAAAAATCAGGAGTGGGCTTGAGATTTGTGCGCGAACTTGAACGTGGTAAGCAGTCGCTGAGATTGGATAAGGTGAATCAAATACTAAATTTATTTGGCTCCGAAGTTGGCGCTGTGCCTATGGATAAAAGCAAGTTTGACTTATGA
- a CDS encoding response regulator transcription factor encodes MTKLLLVDDDATLKYVIKTEFEDIIGGYKVITASNGIEGLKAWREKRPDIIICETELPEMSGYDMVTEIRKTDDKTLILFASIKGSVKDVVNGYKSGIDIYMKKPFIPEELDVHLKALNKLRGVDRLKNEIEVKKLSSSILDIDHCTLKNMDYGDVVFTTREAQIFEALWKHKNEVVKREDLLKLFWDTKGDLRCASRSLDVFIAKLRKKLIDPNLQIKTTRNVGISLLFNAN; translated from the coding sequence ATGACGAAACTATTATTGGTAGATGATGATGCAACTTTAAAATATGTGATAAAAACCGAGTTTGAAGATATTATTGGAGGTTATAAGGTAATAACAGCTAGTAATGGGATAGAAGGCTTGAAAGCTTGGAGAGAAAAACGGCCTGACATTATTATATGCGAGACAGAGTTGCCTGAGATGAGTGGTTATGATATGGTAACGGAAATTCGTAAAACGGATGATAAAACGCTCATATTATTTGCATCAATTAAAGGCTCTGTTAAGGATGTGGTGAATGGGTATAAATCTGGTATTGATATCTACATGAAGAAGCCTTTTATACCAGAGGAGCTTGATGTACATCTTAAAGCCTTGAATAAATTGAGAGGTGTCGATAGACTTAAAAATGAAATCGAAGTTAAGAAGCTGAGCAGCTCTATTCTCGACATTGATCATTGCACACTTAAAAATATGGACTATGGAGACGTTGTGTTTACTACTCGCGAGGCTCAGATTTTCGAAGCTTTATGGAAGCATAAGAATGAAGTTGTGAAACGTGAGGATTTATTGAAACTCTTTTGGGATACCAAAGGAGATCTTCGTTGTGCCTCGCGTAGTTTGGACGTATTCATTGCTAAACTAAGAAAAAAACTAATTGACCCAAACTTACAAATTAAGACTACCAGAAACGTCGGTATAAGTCTTCTCTTTAATGCCAATTAG